The following coding sequences are from one Streptomyces venezuelae window:
- a CDS encoding DNA cytosine methyltransferase: protein MSLTFTDIFCGAGGSSTGLVAAGFELKLAANHWSQAIETHAANHRDADHLCADVNNYDMRRLPKTDILWASPICTEMSPAGGRRRTRGQMALEIDELGSVPDAAWERTRATAYDVIRATEVHRYQAILCENVVEFAVDWELFDWWRKGMEMLGYRSQVVSASSAHIGGHDNAPAPQWRDRIYIVFTQQSIPLPDLKPTPPAWCTACEQDVDAVQTWRNGRRIGKYKQQYDYRCPHRACGHAIVEPYIRPAASIIDWTNLGVRISDRAQHGLRPLVANTRNRIQAGLDRLGGDKPLVLTVNHGGHDGRGVRADEWPLASRTVKIGDAVLTPPAARDAFVVEYRRNGGAEPAHIAPLATVTAKGNHHGLVIPYRDITDLTAVIPAPEIEDCHYRMIQPREQLYAQRFPTDYIVTGGRAAQTMQAGNAVSCNVAQWVGTRVADALNRTTAAAA from the coding sequence ATGTCGCTCACCTTCACAGACATCTTCTGCGGCGCCGGCGGCTCAAGCACCGGGCTGGTCGCCGCGGGCTTCGAACTGAAACTCGCCGCTAACCACTGGTCGCAGGCCATCGAAACCCACGCCGCGAACCACCGCGACGCCGACCACCTGTGCGCCGACGTCAACAACTACGACATGCGGCGCCTGCCCAAAACCGACATCCTCTGGGCATCCCCGATCTGCACCGAGATGAGCCCCGCCGGAGGACGCCGCCGCACCCGCGGCCAGATGGCCCTCGAAATCGACGAACTCGGCTCCGTGCCCGACGCCGCCTGGGAACGCACCCGCGCCACCGCCTACGACGTCATCCGCGCCACCGAAGTCCACCGCTACCAGGCCATCCTCTGCGAGAACGTCGTCGAGTTCGCCGTCGACTGGGAACTCTTCGACTGGTGGCGCAAGGGCATGGAAATGCTCGGCTACCGCTCGCAGGTCGTGTCCGCCTCATCCGCGCACATCGGTGGCCACGACAATGCTCCAGCGCCGCAATGGCGGGACCGCATCTACATTGTCTTCACCCAGCAGAGCATCCCGCTGCCGGACCTGAAGCCCACCCCGCCCGCCTGGTGCACCGCCTGCGAGCAGGACGTCGACGCCGTACAGACGTGGCGCAACGGCCGCCGCATCGGCAAGTACAAGCAGCAGTACGACTACCGCTGCCCCCACCGCGCCTGCGGCCACGCCATCGTCGAGCCTTACATTCGCCCGGCCGCCAGCATCATCGACTGGACCAACCTCGGCGTCCGCATCAGCGACCGCGCCCAGCACGGACTCCGGCCTCTCGTCGCCAACACCCGCAATAGGATCCAGGCCGGCCTCGACCGGCTCGGCGGCGACAAGCCACTGGTCCTCACCGTCAACCACGGCGGGCATGACGGCCGCGGCGTCCGCGCCGATGAATGGCCCCTCGCCTCCCGCACCGTAAAGATCGGCGACGCCGTCCTCACCCCTCCCGCCGCCCGCGACGCGTTCGTCGTCGAATACCGGCGCAACGGGGGAGCCGAGCCCGCCCACATCGCGCCACTCGCCACCGTCACCGCCAAGGGCAACCACCACGGGCTCGTCATCCCCTACCGCGACATCACCGACCTCACGGCCGTGATCCCCGCGCCGGAGATCGAAGACTGCCACTACCGGATGATCCAGCCCCGCGAACAGCTATACGCCCAGCGATTCCCCACCGACTACATCGTCACCGGCGGCAGAGCCGCCCAGACCATGCAGGCCGGAAACGCCGTCAGCTGCAACGTCGCCCAATGGGTCGGCACTCGCGTCGCCGACGCGCTCAACCGCACCACGGCAGCCGCCGCGTGA
- a CDS encoding helix-turn-helix domain-containing protein translates to MSAWHAVRPCWTEADEFDVEIIVREKRAAEGLTRLERVLVARGLTERQVPGDEIARIVGVSPRTVWRWRSEGFRQAA, encoded by the coding sequence ATGAGTGCCTGGCATGCCGTCCGTCCGTGCTGGACGGAGGCCGACGAGTTCGACGTCGAGATCATCGTCCGTGAGAAGCGGGCCGCTGAGGGACTCACTCGGCTCGAGCGGGTCCTCGTCGCACGCGGCCTGACCGAACGCCAGGTTCCCGGTGACGAGATCGCCCGCATCGTCGGGGTCTCACCGCGCACCGTCTGGCGATGGCGGTCCGAAGGCTTCCGGCAGGCCGCCTGA
- a CDS encoding AAA family ATPase has product MSSRSKRNQPVGDMFPGMTDADVIIKGRAHKLPKRPPKTERGAASKYVGINGIQFDVLQMQRFDPRDLVKALAAAAQAGYEVVLVDSLSHFWKGTDGTLEQVDKAKSRYGGNSFAGWKEGTPMQNEMIDALLSFPGHVVVTMRSHTEWVLQENDRGRKEPVAMGMRAEQRKGVEYEFDVVGAMDVTNTLRILKSRCPALHNQVLERPDGSTDIAKPLLDWLNDGVAVTDPSAWIDAATAPDATAESLLATYRDVESRGALATPLLHPQTGEPTNLGDFIKERGTALKNAQR; this is encoded by the coding sequence GTGAGCAGCCGCAGCAAACGCAACCAGCCGGTCGGCGACATGTTCCCCGGCATGACGGACGCCGACGTCATCATCAAGGGGCGGGCTCACAAGCTCCCCAAGAGGCCGCCGAAGACTGAACGAGGCGCCGCCTCCAAGTACGTCGGCATTAACGGCATCCAGTTCGATGTCCTGCAGATGCAGCGCTTCGACCCCCGCGACCTCGTCAAGGCCCTCGCCGCCGCCGCACAGGCCGGATACGAGGTCGTCCTCGTCGACTCCCTCTCCCACTTCTGGAAAGGCACCGACGGAACCCTCGAACAGGTCGACAAGGCCAAGTCCCGCTACGGCGGCAACTCCTTCGCCGGTTGGAAGGAGGGCACCCCGATGCAGAACGAAATGATCGACGCCCTGCTGTCCTTCCCCGGGCACGTCGTCGTCACGATGCGCTCCCACACCGAATGGGTCCTCCAGGAGAACGACCGGGGTCGCAAAGAGCCCGTCGCCATGGGAATGCGCGCCGAACAGCGCAAGGGCGTGGAGTACGAGTTCGACGTCGTCGGCGCCATGGACGTCACCAACACCCTGCGGATCCTCAAGTCCCGCTGCCCAGCCCTCCACAACCAGGTGCTCGAGCGGCCCGACGGCAGCACGGACATCGCCAAGCCGCTACTCGACTGGCTCAACGACGGCGTCGCGGTCACCGACCCGTCGGCCTGGATTGACGCCGCGACCGCCCCGGACGCCACCGCGGAAAGCCTCCTCGCCACCTACCGCGACGTCGAATCGCGCGGCGCGCTCGCCACGCCGCTCCTGCACCCGCAGACCGGCGAGCCGACCAACCTCGGTGACTTCATCAAGGAACGCGGCACCGCGCTCAAGAACGCCCAGCGGTAG
- a CDS encoding WhiB family transcriptional regulator: MSFDWMADALCAQVGPDLFFPNSAAGYRQAKQICDRCPVREDCTEAAAAYEGTSHRHLRHGTWGGLTPTTRTRQNREAS; this comes from the coding sequence ATGAGCTTCGACTGGATGGCCGACGCCTTGTGCGCGCAGGTCGGGCCGGACCTGTTCTTCCCCAACAGTGCCGCCGGCTACCGGCAGGCCAAGCAGATCTGCGACCGCTGCCCCGTCCGCGAGGACTGTACCGAAGCCGCCGCCGCATACGAGGGCACCAGCCACCGCCACCTCCGCCACGGCACCTGGGGCGGACTCACACCCACCACCCGCACACGACAAAACCGGGAGGCCTCCTGA